From one Coffea eugenioides isolate CCC68of chromosome 11, Ceug_1.0, whole genome shotgun sequence genomic stretch:
- the LOC113752321 gene encoding receptor like protein 21-like — protein MGSTFPSLRILNLSRNYFEGNIPQSLGNLTELWSIDLSYNRLSGEVPEEIATGCSSLMNLVLSYNNLDGNFPSTFMNISNLYILYLDSNYFTGHISYALCPSVSVRYLDFSYNGFQGRIPSLIGNCSSLISLDMSANLLEGSLPEAICKLSQLEFLDLSKNQLIGPLPACSQLTSFKFLHLHHNMISGSILTMLSGSFNLRTLDLSTNKLSGGIPRFTDKLKKLRVLLLGGNELQGHIPLHLCQLQKLTIMDLSQNKFSGPLPSCFSKISFGRGQFDTDAFLTNGELITKGDSMGYNKSNSLGIEEYTFDILLDSPQEEEVDFTTKSRAERYAGNILNFMSGLDLSCNQLIGAIPPEFGDLRHIRALTLSHNYLQGSIPSRLSMLNQIESLDLSYNDLSGEIPSELASLTTLSIFNVSFNNLSGRVPDTWQFANFDESNYRGNPGLCGPLLKRSCNPFAPHPENVGDQDIEVDGAIDVAAFAWSFFASYMVIVISLVVILCVSPYYRKAWSFYIDYWILSRFYEYFRSRSSEKKQTWKVFNWNMRRR, from the coding sequence ATGGGTTCAACTTTTCCATCTCTGAGGATCTTGAATTTGTCAAGAAATTACTTTGAAGGCAATATCCCCCAATCACTAGGAAACTTGACAGAACTATGGTCAATAGATTTGTCTTACAACAGGCTGTCAGGGGAAGTGCCAGAAGAAATTGCAACTGGATGCTCCTCGCTTATGAACCTGGTATTGTCGTATAACAATCTGGATGGAAATTTCCCTTCTACGTTTATGAACATTTCAAACCTATACATCCTTTATTTGGATAGTAACTATTTCACTGGGCATATATCTTATGCATTATGTCCTAGTGTAAGTGTACGTTATCTGGACTTTTCATATAATGGTTTTCAGGGCAGAATTCCTAGTTTGATTGGAAATTGTTCGTCATTGATATCTCTTGATATGTCAGCCAACTTACTAGAAGGGAGCTTACCAGAAGCTATATGCAAACTTTCACAACTTGAATTTTTAGACCTCTCCAAAAATCAATTGATTGGACCTTTACCAGCTTGCTCCCAACTTACATCATTCAAGTTCCTCCACCTGCATCACAACATGATCTCAGGTTCCATCTTAACGATGCTGTCTGGAAGCTTCAATTTGAGGACACTTGATTTGAGCACTAACAAGCTATCTGGTGGTATACCACGCTTTACTGATAAACTTAAAAAGCTCAGGGTCCTTCTGCTAGGGGGGAATGAACTGCAAGGTCATATTCCATTGCACTTATGTCAGCTGCAGAAACTGACAATTATGGATCTTTCTCAGAATAAATTTTCTGGGCCACTACCTTCATGCTTTAGTAAGATCTCTTTTGGCAGAGGGCAGTTTGACACAGATGCCTTTCTTACCAATGGGGAGCTTATTACAAAGGGAGACTCAATGGGATACAATAAATCTAATTCCTTGGGTATTGAGGAGTACACGTTTGACATTTTGTTAGATTCTCCCCAGGAAGAAGAAGTGGATTTCACAACAAAAAGTAGAGCAGAACGCTATGCAGGGAATATATTAAATTTCATGTCTGGACTTGATTTGTCGTGTAACCAATTGATTGGAGCGATTCCTCCTGAATTTGGTGATCTCAGACATATCCGGGCATTAACTTTATCCCACAACTACTTGCAAGGATCTATTCCCTCAAGACTTTCCATGTTGAACCAAATAGAGAGCTTGGATCTTTCTTACAACGATTTGAGTGGTGAAATACCTTCAGAGCTAGCATCATTGACTACCTTGTCCATCTTCAATGTGTCATTCAATAACTTGTCTGGCAGGGTGCCTGATACATGGCAGTTTGCAAACTTTGACGAAAGCAATTATAGAGGAAATCCAGGTCTCTGTGGGCCATTGCTCAAGAGAAGTTGTAACCCCTTTGCTCCACACCCTGAAAATGTTGGTGATCAAGACATAGAAGTTGATGGTGCAATTGATGTGGCAGCATTCGCTTGGAGCTTTTTTGCTTCATATATGGTGATTGTGATTTCATTAGTAGTAATTCTTTGTGTTAGCCCTTATTATAGAAAAGCATGGTCTTTTTATATTGATTATTGGATCCTGTCGAGATTCTATGAGTATTTCAGGTCTCGTTCCTCAGAAAAAAAGCAAACATGGAAAGTGTTCAATTGGAACATGAGAAGGAGATGA